The genome window ttcaaagttggcaaggaatTAGTAGTAGCAGTAAACTATTCATTCAACCGTGAACGGCGAACCTGAAGGGCTGGCAGGGGCACAATCGCGAACGACGAACCTGAAGGGCGGCGCGTCGTGCTCCCGCGGCTCAGAGCAGGGCGGAGCTCAGCGCAGCTGCGCAGGGCGGGCTGACGAGTGACGCGGGTCGCCTGGGGCGTGACAGACGCAACACAGATATGCACAGGGAGCCAGGGGCGCGACGGGGGTCGGTGGCGGTGTGGGTGGCTTGCCTGGGTGACGGTGCGTAGGGGTCCGGCGGCGGACGCACGACAGGATGCTGGCTCCAGGTGTGAGGCGTCCGGCTGGCTGCATGCTGCCTGGGGATTGACCGATTGAGGGGATGGCCGGATGGGGAATTAGGGATTAGGGTGGGCTGGTGGCTTGGTGCTTTGGTGGGCTGAATGTTGCTTTGGTGGGCTAGCGCCTGGGCTCAATGGACAATGGTGGACTGGTGATTTGTTCATTAGTGTTCATGTGTGGGCCGACAATAATGGACTAATGGTTAATTTCGGATATCCAACGAATTACCCGCGGGTGAGATTTAATATCCAAATCCATGCCCACTTTATCTCGGATCGGATACAGGTCTAACTCGCGGGTCAAAAAACATATCCATATCCTAATCCGTCGGGTCGGATATCCGCCGGATATCCAAATCCACGGATTAAATTGCCATCCCTAATTGATGCAGATATTCTCTCCATCTAGTTTATGGCTCGGCTTGAAGGATGTTGAGATTGATGTGATATCGCTTGCACATGCACGACAGTACAGGCTTGGACATGATTGACACCCATTAAAAGTTTTAGAAAATACGGCCCACGGCCCACGTGACAATGACCAGCTAACAACAAACCCGGGCCCGTTTGCCAGCATTCTTGGTTCAGACCTCGTGTGTCATGTGTGTGACTCAGCTCTTATCCCAACGCCATCCCCATTCCCCACCCATCGTTTTCTCGCCCACTCGCCACGCCTACACGCTCTCGAGCTGCCGAATCCCAGATATACGCACGCGCACCAAACAGTCCCAGCAGTCCAAACACGCCGCTGTTCTCAGCGATGCCCAGCGCCGGCAGGGACAACGCGACAGCGGCGGAGGGGGCCGCGCAGGCGCTGCTGCTCCCGGAGCACGCCGGGGACGACGACGCCCCGTGCGCGGGCGGCTCCGCTTCGGTGCTGGGCGCGGTGTGCAACGTGTCGACGAGCGTGGTGGGCGCCGGGATCATGTCGATCCCGGCGGCCATGCGCGTGCTGGGCGTGGCGCCGGCGGTGGCGCTGATCGCCGGCGTCGCGGTCCTGGCCAGGGTCGCCGTCGACTTCATGCTCCGGTACACCCGCGGCGCGCCGTCGTACGCGGCGCTCATGGGCGACGCGTTCGGCtccgccggggccgcgctgctCAACGTCTTCGTCGCCCTCAACGGCTTCGGGACACTCACCGTCTACCTCATCATCATCGGTAACGCCGCGAGACCCACACCGGCCATTCCAGCGCGCTAGCTAACTGCTAGCGAACGAACGTGCCATCCGGTTCCGCCCCGGCCGTGCGAGTGACTAGACACGCCATATGCATGTTGTCGCCGCGCGTGCAGGTGACGTGGTGTCGGGCACGGCGAGCGGCGGGGTGGCGCACCCGGGGGTGCTGCAGGAGTGGTTCGGGCGCCAATGGTGGACCAGCCGGGAGGTGGTGCTGGTGGCAGCCGCGGCGATTCTCCTGCCCCTTGTGCTCCGGAAGCGTGTCGGTACGTCGATGCGAATTGTGTAGAACGTGGAAACGACATTGGTCACCGACTCACCGTGCAAAATTTAAAAGATTCGACGTTTTTTTGTTTCAAAACAAAACTGAATCGCCAATAATATTGCGGATGTCGCTGGTAGCCTGGTACTCACAAAGCTTCCCTTCAACATCCAGATTCGCTGAGATTCACGTCGGCCATTTCCATCCTACTGGCGGTAGTGTTCATGCTCATCAGCTCGGGGATCGCGCTATACGCTCTCTTCAAGGGCACCGCGACCATGCCGCGGATGTTTCCTGACTTCTCCAGACTCTCCTCGCCGTTCGAGCTCTTCACCGCCGTCCCCGTCATCGTAGTCGCCTTCACCTTCCACTTCAACGGTACTGGTTTCTTCATCCTTCTGCAACAACCATGCATGCAGAAAGCTGAGCTCGACTTTTGCTTTTACCCCATTCGAACGTCGCTCGAAATTAAACTGATGCAGTGCACCCGATCCGCGCGGAGCTGAGCAAGACGTCGGACATGAAGGTGGCAGTGCGCGTCTCGCTCGTGCTCTGCGCGGCCATCTACGCCGCCGTGGGCTTCTTCGGCTTCCTCCTCTTCGGGGACGCCACCATGGCCGACGTCCTCGCCAACTTCGACCGCAGCTCTGGGGCCGGTGTCCCGCAGGCGCTCAACGACGCGGCGCGCCTCAGCTACGCGCTGCACCTCGTGCTCGTGTTcccgctcctcctcttctcgctcCGGGTCAACGTCGACGAGCTCCTCTTCCCGGGCCGCCGGCCGCTCGCCGCGGACACGCGCCGGTTCGTGTCCCTGACAGCCGTGCTCATGGCGGTGCTCTACGTCCTGGCCATCGCAATCCCCAGCATCTGGACGCTCTTCGAGTACTCCGGGTCCACGTTCGCGGTCACCATCTCGTTGATCTTCCCTGGCGCCATAGTTCTCAGGTACGGTACCGAGTACCGACGGCCAAATTAACTATGAACCGCTTTTGCATTGTCACTTAATGCTATGCTATCTTACAATCTAACACTCGGTTTTGCTGCAGGGATGTTCATGGAATAGCGAAGCGCAAGGACAAGGCATTGGCGGCAACGATGATCGTTCTGGCAGTGGTCACGAGCAGCATCGCCATTGCCTCGAACATCATGAGCTCCATCAGTGACGAAGACAGAGGAGGTCATGTAGCTGGTAGACGATAATGGCTCAGATCGAATCAAATTAAAATGTGGTTTCCAGGCCAACCGCGCGTGAAGATTGCTGCTCGTGTCATGCGTTCCTCCTGGGTATTCTTTCTTTGCAGCGAGATTGCTTCGGCCCCTGAGATGCAAGTTTAGTCTGTGCCCCCTCATGGTGTAGATGTTTGTGGTTGAGAGGAGATACGTTGGTACATGGTAAGGAAATTACCAGTTGGCCAATGCTGTATACTTGTTTCGGTGATACATTACAGTGTAAAATAGAAAACGGTCATATTTTCTTTTTCAGGGGTTTATAAACCGTAGCAAATAATTGCAGGCCACTTGTTAGCCATCTCCCATTACAACAGAAAGATAGTCCACCTTAGCCTTACCCTTACCATTCTAAATGCCAGACGTAAGAGCCATTGATGAAATTGCTTTAAAGGTTTTACTCAGTTTAAGCACACATTTGCTGTAAAGCATAACTTGATCTCTTGTACTATAGTTGTTTATTTAGAATACTTAACAAATTTAGGATTATGAGCTCTAGTAATATAGTATGCAAAAGCATCAGACTCACCAATCCAAAGAGATAGATGCTCTCTAGCTATCAATCGGCACGACTCATTTCTAGCAACTGCAGAAAAGCACTCCCAACGAACTAGAGATCTATTAGGATTACATTTAAGAACTGATTGAGCAATGCCATCACATTCTTGTTCTTTATTCACAAGGCAGTTATACCGGAGCAAGTGGCCGGTACCACAACTAGATCTAGCACTCAAAATCTGCTTACAATACTTGCAAAGAACACCATACCTTACAATCTTATCATCGATAACATGGGTGAGCTCATAAAAGTCATTCCACACTTTGGATCTAGAAGCCCTCTTGCGCTTGTTGTTGCCGTCGGAGGCGAGCTTGCCACAATAGTAAGGTCCGTGAAGCTTGTCCCCATCCTGCCATGAGGCTGAGCTTGCTCGACGAGGATACCGAACAATGCAAGggcatcctcctcctcctcaagtCCTCATTATGTTCCTAAAGCTCGTTCTCCTCTTCCTCCGCTACGGGGTCAAGATCCATGACTTGGATTTGGATATAGACCCCAACAGATCGACCTCGAGGTCGGCCGAATTTCTTGATGGCTCTGGCCCCTCAATGGCTACGGGACACCGATGAGGCATCAAATGTGGAGGAGTCACCATAGCGGGCTCGTAGTACCATCCATACACCATGAGCACATTTAATGTCACACACAAGATCAAATACTTTTTCGCTAAAAGCACACATCAAATAGTTAGTAGCTTGTGCATCAAGTTGTGGGCAATTCTACGCTTGTGTTAAATTGCTCTCATCCAAGGTATAAGAAATACCCTCAACCATGATCCACAAAAACTTAGGAGGGTTCGAACAAAAATGGTTAAGCATATGCTTGGTTATAGAGGGTTCGAACAAAAACTTAGGAGGGTTCGATACTAGATAGGCACAACGTCAACTCGTGCCGTGATGGTCAATGCCAGATTGCTTATTTGGTCATCTATAGCCCTTGACGACAAACAAGGTTGCTCTCTCTATATATAGTTTTGCAGACAAAAGGGCACATACACACGATCGTGTTCTTCCGCTCCTTTCATTGATCTACACGATGTTGTAGATGAAATAGAAAGTGAAAGTTACATTGTCAGCACGTACGTGATGAGATGCTGATAAATATGGAAGGATCTCCAAGTATCAATGCCGAAGTTCCATTCGAATTTTCAAGAGAAAATCTCGGCCATACAGAATATTGTCCGTTCTCTCATTGTCTCAATTATCGCAGCGGCAGCAATGACACTTTTCTAGTACTAACGTTCGAAATCTGTTCGAAATTTCACTATTCGATCAGATTTGCAAAGAAGTTGCCACTGACACGATATATGAGTCAAACGACGACCATTTTTCTCCCAAGAATATcagttttttatttttcttttccaaGCACGATGACACTGCGTCCGTTACTTGTCCTTGCTGAATTACCATTTCTGAACGCCAATCCTGCCACGGGATCTGGACAGTTCAATCGCTGGAAATTCAAATCAGAATGTAAACACAAACGCGTGTGAGTAGAATAAATCGAGTTGAAATCGAAATCATCGATGCCGCCATTATTTCCCTGCTCCCATATCGATCGGTCCTGTGAAAAGGGAATTTTCTGAAGTCTGAACACCGCGGTGGCCACTGGCCATGGCGAGCAACCGCGCCTTGTTCGTGTTACCTATGCTGCTCGCCGTGGCCGTGCTTCTCCCCGAACAAATCGCCCTCTCTTCGGCAGACTTCCCTCTCGGCCGCCAGGCCACAGTGCAACTGCCTCCGGCGCCCTACCAGCCGGGCTTCGCCGCGAGGGCGGTGGTGCTCGATGCCAAGCAGGGCCATCGGCAGCCGGCCTTTGCCGCGGCCGTGAGCGCCGAGGCCGGCGCGGGACGGTGCACGTGCTCGCTGGTCGTCCTTCTGGGCGGCGTTAAGGTCTGGGCCTCCGACCATCTCGAGAAGTTCGTCCCGGCTGCCCTGTGCCGGCTTGAGCTCACGGAGGACGGCCAGCTGCGGCTGACGGACGGCGCCGGGAAAGTCGGGTGGCTGTCCGGCACGGCGGGGCAAGGCGTCAAGGTGATGCACCGTGATCTCTGTCTACTCTTTCTCCATTGTTTGTTTACTTCGTTCGTCGTCGTCCATTGTCTGGCCATTGTTCTGCGTTTGCTACCAGGAATTAATGATTGGGATTTGTTCGTAGATTTTCGGGGTAGACGATAAAACAGTCCTAGGATTGGCTGTGCATGACTGCATGGTTACATAAGTTAGGCTCAGTTTGGTCCGTgtgactaaagattagtccctccattttaatcTTATTTACTCTCTAAATTATCAAACAGTTAGATTAAAATAAAGATTAAACTATTTTAGTTTTTAGTTTACTTCATGGGGTGACTAAAAAAatactaaaccatattaattttATTTTTTGCCCCTCATTTATTTCAGTTGCACTGATGGCGAGAGAATGGTAAGAAGTATTTTGATCCTCTTATAATTTATTTAATACGTTCTGAATACTTTTAGTCTCCATTAATCAAATAAGATAGGGACTAATTAAACTTTAATTTTTGGACTGAGGCGGCCATGTTTTCTATAGTATTTGGTTGAGAGTCAAGCCGGGGCGAGGTGAACCCCGGAGTGATTTTTGGAGGCGGCGTGATCCCAAAAAATCGAGGGATGGTGTCGCCCCCGACTTATCCAATTTTgatctcaaaccaaacacactattaATCATCTGCGATAGGCATCTACATGGGCAGTTTTTTGATGAGATTTGCCCCGCTAGGGTGTGGCCAAACCACATCGGCCCAATGCCGTTTCTGTATTATTACACGAACGGGGAATTACCAATGCAACAGTACCTTCGTTACCGAATGTAGCTGATAAAAGAAATAGCTCATAGTAGAAATGAAACAAAAATATATGAACTGCAAATTTTCTTAAATTTGATTTGATTTCAAGAAAATATTAGCAATGTTTATATCTCCAAATAAATTTATTACAAAATATACTAAAAATCTATTTAGCTAATTATATACtataaatatattttttataTTGGCCAAAGATCAAAATAATTGACTCATAAAAACAATATTAACTTATACTAAGTGTTTTGTAAAAAGCAGGGGGAAGACACAAGCAGATTTTTTCAAAAAAATACATTTCGTTAAAATAAGATTTTCGTTAATAGCCGATGTTATGAAAAAAAGAGTAAAATGTGGTTTCTTTGGGCACAAAAACATGTATGGGCTTATTAGAAGGCCTATGCCAAATATTTCACTAAAACTCGGTAAGGCCTTGAAGctgtgtttttgaaaatgaagtaCCGGTCACGTGACTAGAGGGTCAATGAGAGTCAATCTAAATTTTGGTGTCAAACACTAAAAATAAACACTTCAATTCAACTGAGATTAAGTAAGCGCTCAAACTTAACGCACATCAGTAAACCAGTGATCTCATGATTAAAAATGTTCATAAGACTCATATAAGACCAGCAACACAAACGGGTCGCAAATCGGATACCGAAAAGTCTAAATCGGTCTAAAATTGTGTCACTAACAAGTGATGATTTCAGCAGCACGAAATTTTGTTATCGAATACAAAACTAAATCAAACGAACTCCAATTGAAATGAAATTTTACACACTTTTAGAAAAATATGTTTCCAAGTTCTCCATAAAATTTGAACTCAATCGGACTTGTGAATCAACCGTAGATCTAAAAATACAAACATAATTGGGTTTTTGTTGGGTTTTTTCTAGAATGAACTCAAGACAAGATCAACTAACATCACAACCACAAACTGCACCCAAAAGGCGTAAGTAGTGATTCTAAGAGTATATCTCACCATCAACAAATCCCAACAACACACAAAACACAAGAACTCGATGGTTCTTCTCAAATTAACAAGAGAAGGAAGGGAAGAACATAAGACTTCAAAAAAATTAGCAAGGGAACAGTCTAAGATTGAAACCAACCAAAACATGTGGGCCGAACCGGCGACCATTCCTTGGATTAATCGTTGTAGATTAGAAGATACAATCGATAGAACAAAATCGTTGCGGATCTCCCGGCTAAACTGGTGAAAACCAAGAGAGGAAAACTAGGAGTTCTAAAACAAGAGTCAAATGAAACTAAGTCAAAGAGATACTAAACTAACAAGCCCCTGCTCTATTTATAGAaggttattttctattttctaaactacccctatttacaCAGAGTCTATCCACTCTGCTAGGGGCAAAATAGACCAACTTCTAGGTTTTCGATCCGACGCCCACGCGCTCCACACGAAGTTGTTTCGCCTTTATGCACCCTTCGCTGTGACACCACATGTCGCCACCGGTTCCCTTCGGAACCACCGCCGTGAAGTTTTAAGacccaaactcagcaaaacccgcCATGCATAGCGCATGGTGGTTTTGAGGCTAAAACACCAAACCGTCGTGAATATCGCACCACGTGCGCATCTCCCACATCCTGGACACGTGTCCCATCAGTCCTCGACCGTGCGAGTAACACGGCTCCACCACAGCTGGTCACTCGGCTACTCCGGTCGATCAGCCAAGTCCCATCGCTCGTCTTTCACCACTCCCGGTCCATCAGCACGAGTACGCATTTAGAAAGTTGATGTCACATAACTAACATAAACACACATTTAGAAGGTTGATGTCAAGTATATTTTTCATAAAATCGGGGAAAGGCATTTATTAGTTTCCTTCTAAAAATATCCAGTCAACCAGAACAAAATAGAAACTTGTATCATCTTAATAGTTTTTTTGGTCTTAGAATGTATGCATTTATTTTGTACTTTAGTACTTCCTCGTCTTCAAACAGTTTGTTATAGCTTCATTCCAAGCCAAGCTTCTTTTTTTACCAAAATTTATAAAATTATGTCAGTATCTTACGtttttaaatatatatatatttatatatattatcaAGATATATATACCTGATGGATAAATTAATGAGCCTAATTTCATTCGAAACTAGAGAAATTTGACTTAGAAAAGAAAGTAAAATAAAATATAGTTTAGATTGAAGAGAGTACTAGTACTCTTTTGAGGGATTCTCCAGCAAGGGCGCCCATACAGACGTATAGGCGTGCAAAATACTATTTTGCACTATAGATACACTGTTTGCATAGTCGAGTTTGAAACCAAGAGTAAGATAGGGAGGCTCCTAGAGATAATCTAATAGTCTTTTAACATTTGGGTTGCACGGTTGGATGATCTCtctttgttttttttctttttttaagtGAATGGGCAAAAGACTTGTCTCTTCAATGTATTAGAAGAGCAACCAAAAAACTGTACAAGAGATTAGACTCACCAGAAAACcacaagaatgaagaagaaactgAATAAAAAACCACTAAGAACGCCTACTCATCTACATTAGGACAACTAGCGCAAAGCCCCTGGTCAAGCTCAACTGAACTAAATGAGCTTAACTGTTTGGTTCGGCCCAAGCTTGCAATGGAATCTTTAGTAGATGTTTGCATATGTTCACTGTCGTCGCTTTGGCTGTCATATTTTTCCCAGCAACATCTTACAATGTCGTCGCAGATTTATTTTATAGCCACATTTTATATTACTGCGGCATCTTAGTTTTCCTCCACAAAATATGTTGCGCTTTGCGCGTCGCACCTAGCTTGACTAAGCTTAGTTGTAGCAAGGATTAGACATGAAGCAAAGTAGCAAACTACATGGCCAATGGCACTCCAATCCAAGATAGGTTGTCGATATCAGAGATAAATTTTAACATGCCAGAAAAATCAATCGATACCAGGTTGGTGAGCAACCCTATACTTTCCGTTCCAAATTACAATTCGTTTTCTTAAGTTTGTCTGGTTAGTTTTATTAAAAAATTACATAATTATTATGAAATTTTCGGGTAATATCATCTAGCATATAATATAATTTAAGTAtgattttattttttttaatattttttaataaaacaagtcagTCAAATAAATTTTAAATTAGGACGGAggaagtattatcaaactttaagACTGGGAAGGAGGTCAAAATGTTGGATATGCATCCACGGACACACGGACTACATGCATCTCTACATACTCACACGCGGCACACAACATACAGTAATTACACTACCACTCGGACAAGTTTTTAAAATGTGCCAGACATGCTATACGTACTGATTGCCTGCTTGTGTGTGTAGAAACCTTTTATTTCACAAAAGTGGGGCAAAACATTTCATGCAAATGTACGGTTTACGAGTGAATCATGGAACTATCAAATCTAACAGTGGAAGATCTCTACCATCAGGCGCTGCACTTGGATCGCAGGACCGGCAACCTCGTCCTCCTCGACGCCCAGAACTGCACCATGTGGCAAAGCTTGGACGATCCGACGGACACATTCCTACGCGGCCAGCAGCGCAGGCTGCCCGTGTACTTGATCGCGCCCACGACAAATATGGCGGCGTCCTCGGTGTTCTACTCCTTCGAGCTTGACGGCGACAGGATAGCCACCTACGTCAACTTCGGGGACACCAGGTACTCCTACTGGGAGCTCGCCCCTCCAGCCAACCGGACCATGGCAGCGGCGAGGCTCAACGGATCTGGACTGGGAATGCTGGACCTGCGGGGCGTGACGGTGGCGCAGATCACGCCACCGGTGAAGAAACCGCCGGTAAGCTTCTTGGCGCTGGGTGGCGACGGCAACCTGGTCATGTATTACTACGACACTCGGCACCAGAAGTTCAGGGCCTCGTACAAGGCACTCGGGTTCTGCCAGCTCCCGCTCTCGTGCAGCGTCCACGAGGTCTGCTCATCGGCTGGGAAATGCAAGGACTTCTCCGAGTACGCCGATAGGCCGGCGGCGCGCGCCGGCAACGCCAGCAGCAGCAACCCCCGCGAAGGGGCCGGCGATAAAGCGCGTATGGTCCACTTGAGGGGCGTCACCACGGTGctccggaccgcgtcgccgttggCCAACGTGACGCTCCGGGAGTGCGTGGTGCAGTGCGCGCGCAACCTCTCGTGCAATGCCGCACTCTACGTGAGGGACAATGCCGGCGTCGCTGCGGCCGACCACGGCGTGTGTTCGCACTACAAGGTGACGGCAGGGGCCAGGGAGGTGACTGACGGGAGCCGCCGGTACAGCTACTGGGTGAAGTTCCCTGAAGCGGCAGCAGGAGGTGACGAGGAGGATGACGACAGTTCTCCCGGCACTAGCACGATATTGATGATCTGCGGGGCCATCGACGTGGTGTGCGCCTTGGTGTTTGTGCTGCTCATATCCTTGTATTTTTGTCGGCTTCGTAGGCAGGCGGCCGCGGTGGATAGAGTCGTCGAGCTCCAAGAGTGCGACGGCGAGGGCGCTCGAGAGCACAATGACACCGACAGTAACGGGTCCGAACAAACCTGATTGAACCGTTGTTAGGGAAATACCCTCTCCGTtctaatttaaaattcatttgaCTTTTATATTTAAAGAATAAGGACAGTATACTTTTGAAATGTCGATAGATGCTGCAGTTTTGCAACTGCTTTCATTAAAGAGCTTCGACAACTCCAATAATTGCTTTCAGGAAATGGGTTGTAACTAATTGCCTAGCCTAAAGCACGAGCACGACACGTTTTAATAGTGCCACAGGTAGCCCGACACGATTTAAAGTTGGTTCATCTTCTCGACCTGCAGACCTGGATTTCAAACTTGGATTAGTGAAATGACAAGGTCCAACCCGTTTAGTAGCCGCAAGGTCACTTTTAGAGCtagatatcgagccagctcggctcgttcGAGTTTGATCTGGCTCATTAAGctaacgagccacagagtcagctcggctcgacCCGTTTATGAGCTCGAGGCCGGCTCGTTTAGCTCACGAGCCAGAGAAGAAAAAACAATATGTAATAATAATCAATTTCTAGTTAATTATAAATTAATTAAATGATAGAAAAAAGTAATTATACTCGTAGTTTTATAGACCATatcaatgtaacaccaaattaacacaactcatcactcatcaattcataattcacatacatgttcatcagtttaacccacaGTTATATTCACATAGGCTAATTTAACACATAGACACAATTCATCAATTATTAGTTTAACTCAGGTCATAGGCAccacacatacatataacatgttcatcaattattacatacataaatgatatgcatataatTTTGTTTTGCTAAAATGTGATACCTCGTTTAGCTCACGAGTTGGCTCGTTAACAAACCAAGTTGTcttgttaacgaaccgagctagaatatcagctcagctcgtgaaaaaattaAAATAAGTCGATCTGATTCTGACCTGAGTCGAGCTGATCACGAATCGAGCGAGTCAACGTGTCACGAGCATTTCGTCCAGCTCTGATCAATTTACTCTTTTTCTAGAGTTATCCTAGTCGCGTTCATACTGTTCATGGATTGCATGCTGCTGAAGTTATTATCGTTATAATTATAAGGTGAAATAACCAGAATGCGAGATGGGTCTTCTAGTTGTCCTCTGCTTGTAGAGTCTTCTAGTTGTCCTCTGCTTGTAGAAATCACAACACAGTACCAAGAAACGTGTGACTCTCTCCTACGAACTGAAATTCTAGTGTTCAGAAGAGGCGCGTGCGTAAGCCAAGCTTGCTTGCTAACGAGATGTCATAGTTTTTCTTACGAGCACACACGAACTTATTGCCAAGTCACTTCATTGGAATGCTGAACATTGCTCAGCAGGACTGCAACAAGTAGCCAAGTCGAGGGAGCACTTTGCCTAACAACAGCTAGTCTAGCGCGTCAAAGTCAGATGCAAAAATTGCAGGTTCATCAAGTGGCATTGCAACCAACAACTTACACTAATTTTGGGCCTGTCCACTTctattttttttagaaaaattaggcttgtcctttgAAGTTTGAACGGAACTAGACACGGAGATTCGATCTGCCTTTGGAGGTGTGGATCGGCCTCTCTAATACCGTCGTGTTCCAACCATTCGAACCAGTGATGCACTTTGTTATGGATAAAAACGACATAAAGTAGATCAATCATAGGAATACACCGATTTAATGTGGAAAACCCCTCCAAAGCGAAGGGAAAAAATCACGAGCGCC of Zea mays cultivar B73 chromosome 8, Zm-B73-REFERENCE-NAM-5.0, whole genome shotgun sequence contains these proteins:
- the LOC100273033 gene encoding Amino acid transporter AVT6C isoform 2 (isoform 2 is encoded by transcript variant 2) gives rise to the protein MPSAGRDNATAAEGAAQALLLPEHAGDDDAPCAGGSASVLGAVCNVSTSVVGAGIMSIPAAMRVLGVAPAVALIAGVAVLARVAVDFMLRYTRGAPSYAALMGDAFGSAGAALLNVFVALNGFGTLTVYLIIIGDVVSGTASGGVAHPGVLQEWFGRQWWTSREVVLVAAAAILLPLVLRKRVDSLRFTSAISILLAVVFMLISSGIALYALFKGTATMPRMFPDFSRLSSPFELFTAVPVIVVAFTFHFNVHPIRAELSKTSDMKVAVRVSLVLCAAIYAAVGFFGFLLFGDATMADVLANFDRSSGAGVPQALNDAARLSYALHLVLVFPLLLFSLRVNVDELLFPGRRPLAADTRRFVSLTAVLMAVLYVLAIAIPSIWTLFEYSGSTFAVTISLIFPGAIVLRDVHGIAKRKDKALAATMIVLAVVTSSIAIASNIMSSISDEDRGGHVAGRR
- the LOC100273033 gene encoding amino acid transporter AVT6C isoform X1, whose product is MTPPARTSGKRADAGASAGAIDEPLLPESSAGGRHGGGASVSGAVFNVSTSIVGAGIMSIPAAMRVLGVVPAALLIAAVAALADVSVEFMLRYTGRGWGGGGKDEAATSYAGTMGDAFGRAGAALLNVFVALTTTGTLVVYLIIIGDVVSGTASGGVAHPGVLQEWFGRQWWTSREVVLVAAAAILLPLVLRKRVDSLRFTSAISILLAVVFMLISSGIALYALFKGTATMPRMFPDFSRLSSPFELFTAVPVIVVAFTFHFNVHPIRAELSKTSDMKVAVRVSLVLCAAIYAAVGFFGFLLFGDATMADVLANFDRSSGAGVPQALNDAARLSYALHLVLVFPLLLFSLRVNVDELLFPGRRPLAADTRRFVSLTAVLMAVLYVLAIAIPSIWTLFEYSGSTFAVTISLIFPGAIVLRDVHGIAKRKDKALAATMIVLAVVTSSIAIASNIMSSISDEDRGGHVAGRR
- the LOC100273033 gene encoding Amino acid transporter AVT6C isoform 1 (isoform 1 is encoded by transcript variant 1; The RefSeq protein has 1 substitution compared to this genomic sequence), which produces MTPPARTSGKRADAGASAGAIDEPLLPESSAGGRHGGGASVSGAVFNVSTSIVGAGIMSIPAAMRVLGVVPAALLIAAVAALADVSVEFMLRYTGRGWGGGGKDEAATSYAGTMGDAFGRAGAALLNVFVALTTTGTLVVYLIIIGDVMSGSVGGGDEHAGVLQELFGARWWTGRQFVLLVTAVFVLLPLVLRRRVDSLRFTSAISILLAVVFMLISSGIALYALFKGTATMPRMFPDFSRLSSPFELFTAVPVIVVAFTFHFNVHPIRAELSKTSDMKVAVRVSLVLCAAIYAAVGFFGFLLFGDATMADVLANFDRSSGAGVPQALNDAARLSYALHLVLVFPLLLFSLRVNVDELLFPGRRPLAADTRRFVSLTAVLMAVLYVLAIAIPSIWTLFEYSGSTFAVTISLIFPGAIVLRDVHGIAKRKDKALAATMIVLAVVTSSIAIASNIMSSISNEDRGGHVAGRR